One window of Pelobates fuscus isolate aPelFus1 chromosome 9, aPelFus1.pri, whole genome shotgun sequence genomic DNA carries:
- the ADAMTS13 gene encoding A disintegrin and metalloproteinase with thrombospondin motifs 13 isoform X1: protein MVQFLLSLLASTVAWCGICVAGNISELFLHSLQEDELLSYFGTKTIAESDIDIINLTCSCDNLEMLWSCSVKTCTLKQNEETYKFRFIDAQRPVTTERVLNSTAHSLKNFPEGCGAPGIILHPARASSIISYCEGELRGFVIVAGEQLFIQPVKKNHLMSLKENKLSNPHLLYRAGFSLSANIVSSPTPDFHSIKKRSPADVKHLELLVVVGHDVFQIHQEDTERYILTNLNIGSELLRDVSLGAAFRVHLVKMIILTEPEADIKISPDINSFLVSVCKWSKTVNPPGDEDPYHADLVLYVTRFDLTNGERTLRGVTQLGGACTSSWSCVITKDTGFDLGITIAHEIGHSFGINHDGTENHCSGDGNIMAMQESHNSVHLTWSECSREQFLRFLGSGQANCVNDLPALESSIPGWKPGHYYGADEQCQIAFGSSAIACTFSRNDLDTCSVLSCHTSQQDRKNCKRILVPLLDGTECGDNKWCHKGLCSSLEELNPVAVVHGAWSSWTSFSSCSRSCGGGVVTRKRLCNNPRPAFGGHTCEGPSLQADMCNTQACETSQLDFMNQQCSATDTEPLYLTPGIPTFYKWTAAAGFANGDSLCQHLCRAHGKNFMVGRRDRFIDGTRCEPSDESNAPFSLCIAGSCKAFSCDGVMDSTMGFDQCGVCGGDNSTCKRVSGSFSEGRAGVYSTFLTVPIASIGITVTNQKPLFTHLAVKENGTYIVAGKGKISINVTVPSVLEDRRIEYRLKLTNNMLPHLEQIHIDGPTEGDIEIQVYRKYGQEYGEVTNPDISYSYYVPRKEETYVWSAVRGPCSASCGGGFQVVTYVCMDQMIQQQTQSAFCSDSILPTTLHENCGNEPCPPRWVIEDTSPCSVSCGGGVMLLNVYCASNQRGNETILPDSHCGHLARPKAFSTCGQVPCPARWEMSEPGLCSAVCGYGVALRNVSCVQSQAGWDVLVDDSLCSAQEKPPSVVQCVVSVCPVGWETLPISPLGMQLMEPLLSENSSLLNSPSGKKIEVFVWSPVLGECSVTCGSGMAELHYICIEFYTREEALEENCNQSLKPKHRQNICNPQSCPPGWEVRERTPCPVTCGGGTIQLEVFCARKENGILRRLPHAKCSPIQRPNGTKTCGTLPCPVRWHYKSGSCSVSCGGGILLRLLYCVREVTGGDSKEQIVGDAECQHLPHPQGQEPCNQNPCPPRWKVTETGQCSSACGYGISKQHVACVQTVSRAEIEVNITACSPQEKPPSIIPCFVTNCIYLWESGEWSQCSATCGNGIQTRHSLCVNRKTGQQVSPTFCGHTAKPLTMRGCSGHSCQEDSLMPGTPVPPTDVPVVEASDTPYMSTQHKVTAIPPDNLPAVRSRGMEEQYTDSSICGQLFLNSSGILSTVGLVGSSCMFSIGRPLGEVIFVKVLASSLNCSAGDMLLFHGRTMWQKKCNRLAGVTINSRSNILTVRQRQTHPGNGVELEYWSERAKQNQSRDCDVQLYGMHGIIQNPVQSWQDGWTPACRIFIDVPPQYNIFIHALYMNLETGSNETHSNYILIRDLKTSTAFHGNHMFLWSSSGSQAEIEFHGEFSKEVVSFQAEYWAQNQRQRSRRRATHG from the exons ATGGTCCAGTTTCTCCTGTCATTATTGGCATCTACCGTGGCATGGTGTGGGATCTGTGTGGCAGGGAATATCTCGGAG TTATTCCTGCACAGTTTGCAAGAAGATGAGTTACTGTCATATTTTGGAACAAAGACCATTGCAG AATCTGATATTGACATTATCAATCTTACGTGTTCTTGTGATAACCTTGAGATGCTCTGGTCATGCTCGGTCAAAACCTGCACCTTAAAACAAAATGAAGAAACCTATAAATTCAGATTTATAGACGCTCAGAGACCGGTCACTACAGAGCGTGTTCTCAATTCAACTGCGCACTCTCTGAAGAATTTCCCAGAAGGCTGTGGGGCACCTGGCATCATATTGCACCCAGCAAGGGCGAGTTCCATCATCAGTTATTGCGAAGGAGAGTTG CGTGGATTTGTCATCGTGGCTGGGGAGCAGCTATTTATACAGCCGGTGAAAAAAAACCATTTAATGTccctgaaagaaaataaattgtCAAATCCTCATCTTCTGTATCGAGCAGGATTTTCATTATCTGCGAATATCG tgTCATCTCCCACCCCTGACTTTCACTCAATAAAAAAACGCTCACCAGCCGACGTGAAGCACTTGGAGCTGTTAGTGGTCGTAGGTCACGACGTATTCCAGATCCACCAGGAGGACACAGAGCGATACATTCTCACCAACCTTAACATT GGTTCAGAGCTGTTAAGAGATGTGTCGCTTGGAGCTGCATTCCGCGTTCATCTTGTGAAAATGATCATCCTGACGGAACCGGAG GCAGATATCAAAATCTCACCGGATATCAACTCtttcttagtgagtgtgtgcaagtggaGTAAGACGGTGAATCCCCCGGGAGATGAAGACCCCTACCACGCGGATCTTGTTCTATATGTGACCAG GTTTGATCTTACAAATGGAGAGAGGACGCTTCGTGGTGTTACCCAGCTGGGCGGCGCATGCACCTCTTCTTGGAGTTGTGTCATAACTAAAGACACTGGTTTTGACCTTGGGATCACCATAGCACATGAGATTGGGCACAG TTTTGGAATAAACCACGATGGAACGGAGAACCACTGCAGTGGCGATGGGAACATCATGGCGATGCAggaaagtcacaacagtgtccaTCTGACGTGGTCCGAGTGCAGCAGAGAACAATTCCTCCGATTCCTGGG TAGTGGGCAAGCGAACTGCGTTAACGACTTGCCAGCTCTGGAAAGCTCCATCCCTGGGTGGAAACCCGGCCATTACTACGGCGCAGACGAGCAGTGTCAAATCGCGTTTGGAAGTTCCGCCATCGCATGCACTTTCTCCAGAAATGATCTG GATACATGTAGCGTTCTTTCTTGCCACACAAGTCAACAGGATCGGAAAAACTGCAAGCGGATCCTGGTCCCACTTCTCGATGGTACAGAATGCGGAGACAACAAG TGGTGCCATAAAGGTCTCTGTAGTTCTCTAGAGGAGTTGAATCCGGTGGCTGTCGTGCACGGAGCCTGGTCAAGCTGGACTTCTTTCTCTTCCTGTTCCCGCAGCTGTGGCGGGGGTGTTGTGACTAGAAAAAGACTGTGTAACAATCCCAG GCCTGCATTTGGGGGGCATACATGTGAGGGGCCCAGTCTGCAAGCTGACATGTGTAACACCCAG GCCTGTGAGACATCCCAGTTAGATTTTATGAACCAGCAATGCTCTGCCACAGATACTGAACCCCTTTACCTCACCCCTGGGATACCCACCTTTTATAAATGGACGGCAGCTGCTGGCTTTGCAAATG gcGACTCTCTCTGCCAGCATTTGTGTCGTGCCCATGGGAAGAATTTCATGGTGGGACGCAGAGACCGATTTATAGATGGGACACGCTGCGAGCCAAGTGATGAATCTAATGCTCCCTTTAGCCTGTGTATAGCTGGGAGTTGCAAA GCCTTCAGCTGCGATGGTGTGATGGATTCTACGATGGGGTTTGACCAGTGCGGGGTCTGTGGTGGGGATAACAGCACCTGCAAGAGAGTCAGTGGCAGCTTCTCTGAAGGAAGAGCGGGAG TTTACTCCACGTTCCTGACAGTTCCCATTGCATCCATTGGGATAACCGTAACCAATCAGAAGCCTCTCTTCACACATCTGG ctgtTAAGGAGAATGGCACATACATTGTAGCTGGAAAAGGTAAAATCTCTATAAATGTCACAGTACCCTCTGTTCTGGAAGACAGACGGATAGAATATCGACTGAAGCTGACCAACAACATGCTTCCACACCTGGAACAAATCCACATTGATGGTCCTACCGAAGGGGACATCGAGATCCAG GTTTACAGGAAATATGGACAGGAATATGGAGAGGTCACAAATCCAGACATCTCGTACAGCTACTATGTCCCCAGGAAGGAGGAGACCTACGTGTGGTCGGCAGTGAGAGGTCCTTGTTCTGCTAGCTGCGGAGGAG GTTTTCAGGTGGTGACCTACGTCTGCATGGACCAAATGATCCAACAGCAAACCCAGTCTGCATTCTGCTCAGATTCTATACTTCCCACCACATTGCACGAAAACTGTGGAAATGAACCATGTCCCCCCAG GTGGGTCATCGAGGACACCTCCCCATGCTCCGTGTCTTGTGGCGGTGGGGTCATGCTCCTGAATGTGTACTGTGCAAGCAACCAAAGAGGCAATGAGACCATCCTACCTGATAGCCATTGTGGCCACTTAGCTCGTCCAAAGGCCTTCTCAACCTGTGGCCAAGTACCATGCCCAGCCAG ATGGGAGATGTCAGAGCCAGGTCTATGCTCAGCGGTGTGTGGATATGGCGTGGCTTTGAGGAACGTATCATGTGTCCAGTCTCAAGCTGGTTGGGATGTCTTGGTGGATGATTCTCTGTGCTCGGCTCAGGAGAAGCCCCCAAGTGTGGTCCAGTGCGTGGTCAGTGTGTGCCCAGTGGGCTGGGAAACG ctCCCAATTTCTCCTCTTGGGATGCAGTTAATGGAGCCACTTTTAAGTGAAAACTCTTCTCTCCTAAATTCACCTTCCGGAAAGAAGATAGAGGTGTTTGTGTGGAGCCCTGTGCTAGGGGAGTGCTCTGTTACCTGCGGCTCAG GAATGGCCGAGCTCCACTATATATGCATTGAATTTTACACCAGAGAAGAGGCACTGGAGGAAAACTGCAACCAATCGCTGAAACCGAAACACCGTCAGAATATCTGTAACCCGCAAAGCTGCCCCCCAGG GTGGGAGGTGAGGGAGCGTACCCCGTGTCCTGTCACCTGTGGAGGAGGGACAATCCAACTCGAAGTCTTCTGTGCAAGGAAGGAAAATGGCATCCTGCGTCGACTCCCTCATGCAAAGTGCAGTCCAATCCAGCGCCCAAATGGCACCAAAACATGTGGAACTCTACCCTGTCCAGTCCG GTGGCACTATAAATCTGGGTCATGCAGTGTCAGCTGTGGCGGTGGCATCTTACTGAgactcctttactgcgttagagAGGTCACGGGAGGAGATAGTAAAGAGCAAATCGTTGGAGATGCAGAATGCCAGCATCTACCTCACCCACAAGGACAAGAACCGTGCAACCAGAATCCCTGCCCCCCCAG GTGGAAGGTGACAGAGACCGGTCAGTGCTCCTCAGCCTGTGGATATGGAATATCCAAGCAACATGTGGCCTGCGTGCAGACAGTTTCCAGGGCTGAAATTGAAGTGAATATAACAGCCTGCAGCCCTCAAGAGAAACCCCCCTCCATCATCCCCTGCTTTGTTACCAACTGCATTTACCTATGGGAGAGTGGTGAATGGAGTCAG TGTTCAGCTACCTGTGGAAATGGCATCCAAACGCGGCATAGTTTGTGCGTCAATCGGAAGACTGGTCAGCAGGTGAGCCCCACGTTCTGCGGACACACTGCAAAACCTCTCACAATGCGGGGTTGCTCGGGGCATTCGTGCCAGGAAGATAGTTTAATGCCAGGAACACCAGTGCCACCCACCGACGTGCCAGTTGTGGAAGCATCAGATACTCCCTACATGAGCACTCAACACAAAGTTACAGCCATCCCTCCTGATAACCTCCCTGCAGTCAGATCACGTGGAATGGAGGAGCAGTACACAGACAGCA GTATCTGCGGGCAGCTTTTCCTGAACTCATCAGGAATATTGAGCACAGTTGGATTAGTTGGTAGTTCCTGCATGTTTTCCATCGGACGCCCACTGGGAGAGGTGATCTTCGTTAAGGTGCTCGCCAGCTCTCTGAATTGTTCTGCCG GAGATATGCTGCTGTTCCACGGACGGACCATGTGGCAGAAGAAATGCAACCGTCTAGCCGGGGTGACTATCAACTCCAGATCGAACATCCTGACGGTGAGACAGCGGCAAACTCACCCTGGAAACGGAGTGGAACTGGAATACTGGAGCGAACGAGCAAAGCAAAACCAATCCAGGG ACTGTGATGTCCAGCTCTATGGAATGCATGGTATTATACAAAATCCTGTTCAGTCTTGGCAGGATGGATGGACCCCCGCATGCCGTATCTTCATTGATGTGCCCCCGCAGTATAATATCTTCATACATGCTCTGTACATGAACCTCGAGACGGGAAGTAACGAGACGCACTCCAACTATATACTG ATCCGTGACCTAAAAACTTCGACGGCATTTCACGGAAACCACATGTTTCTTTGGAGCTCCTCAGGAAGCCAGGCAGAAATAGAGTTTCACGGGGAATTTTCGAAAGAGGTTGTCAGCTTCCAGGCCGAGTACTGGGCGCAAAATCAGAGGCAGAGGAGCAGGAGACGAGCTACCCATGGCTGA
- the ADAMTS13 gene encoding A disintegrin and metalloproteinase with thrombospondin motifs 13 isoform X2, which produces MIILTEPEADIKISPDINSFLVSVCKWSKTVNPPGDEDPYHADLVLYVTRFDLTNGERTLRGVTQLGGACTSSWSCVITKDTGFDLGITIAHEIGHSFGINHDGTENHCSGDGNIMAMQESHNSVHLTWSECSREQFLRFLGSGQANCVNDLPALESSIPGWKPGHYYGADEQCQIAFGSSAIACTFSRNDLDTCSVLSCHTSQQDRKNCKRILVPLLDGTECGDNKWCHKGLCSSLEELNPVAVVHGAWSSWTSFSSCSRSCGGGVVTRKRLCNNPRPAFGGHTCEGPSLQADMCNTQACETSQLDFMNQQCSATDTEPLYLTPGIPTFYKWTAAAGFANGDSLCQHLCRAHGKNFMVGRRDRFIDGTRCEPSDESNAPFSLCIAGSCKAFSCDGVMDSTMGFDQCGVCGGDNSTCKRVSGSFSEGRAGVYSTFLTVPIASIGITVTNQKPLFTHLAVKENGTYIVAGKGKISINVTVPSVLEDRRIEYRLKLTNNMLPHLEQIHIDGPTEGDIEIQVYRKYGQEYGEVTNPDISYSYYVPRKEETYVWSAVRGPCSASCGGGFQVVTYVCMDQMIQQQTQSAFCSDSILPTTLHENCGNEPCPPRWVIEDTSPCSVSCGGGVMLLNVYCASNQRGNETILPDSHCGHLARPKAFSTCGQVPCPARWEMSEPGLCSAVCGYGVALRNVSCVQSQAGWDVLVDDSLCSAQEKPPSVVQCVVSVCPVGWETLPISPLGMQLMEPLLSENSSLLNSPSGKKIEVFVWSPVLGECSVTCGSGMAELHYICIEFYTREEALEENCNQSLKPKHRQNICNPQSCPPGWEVRERTPCPVTCGGGTIQLEVFCARKENGILRRLPHAKCSPIQRPNGTKTCGTLPCPVRWHYKSGSCSVSCGGGILLRLLYCVREVTGGDSKEQIVGDAECQHLPHPQGQEPCNQNPCPPRWKVTETGQCSSACGYGISKQHVACVQTVSRAEIEVNITACSPQEKPPSIIPCFVTNCIYLWESGEWSQCSATCGNGIQTRHSLCVNRKTGQQVSPTFCGHTAKPLTMRGCSGHSCQEDSLMPGTPVPPTDVPVVEASDTPYMSTQHKVTAIPPDNLPAVRSRGMEEQYTDSSICGQLFLNSSGILSTVGLVGSSCMFSIGRPLGEVIFVKVLASSLNCSAGDMLLFHGRTMWQKKCNRLAGVTINSRSNILTVRQRQTHPGNGVELEYWSERAKQNQSRDCDVQLYGMHGIIQNPVQSWQDGWTPACRIFIDVPPQYNIFIHALYMNLETGSNETHSNYILIRDLKTSTAFHGNHMFLWSSSGSQAEIEFHGEFSKEVVSFQAEYWAQNQRQRSRRRATHG; this is translated from the exons ATGATCATCCTGACGGAACCGGAG GCAGATATCAAAATCTCACCGGATATCAACTCtttcttagtgagtgtgtgcaagtggaGTAAGACGGTGAATCCCCCGGGAGATGAAGACCCCTACCACGCGGATCTTGTTCTATATGTGACCAG GTTTGATCTTACAAATGGAGAGAGGACGCTTCGTGGTGTTACCCAGCTGGGCGGCGCATGCACCTCTTCTTGGAGTTGTGTCATAACTAAAGACACTGGTTTTGACCTTGGGATCACCATAGCACATGAGATTGGGCACAG TTTTGGAATAAACCACGATGGAACGGAGAACCACTGCAGTGGCGATGGGAACATCATGGCGATGCAggaaagtcacaacagtgtccaTCTGACGTGGTCCGAGTGCAGCAGAGAACAATTCCTCCGATTCCTGGG TAGTGGGCAAGCGAACTGCGTTAACGACTTGCCAGCTCTGGAAAGCTCCATCCCTGGGTGGAAACCCGGCCATTACTACGGCGCAGACGAGCAGTGTCAAATCGCGTTTGGAAGTTCCGCCATCGCATGCACTTTCTCCAGAAATGATCTG GATACATGTAGCGTTCTTTCTTGCCACACAAGTCAACAGGATCGGAAAAACTGCAAGCGGATCCTGGTCCCACTTCTCGATGGTACAGAATGCGGAGACAACAAG TGGTGCCATAAAGGTCTCTGTAGTTCTCTAGAGGAGTTGAATCCGGTGGCTGTCGTGCACGGAGCCTGGTCAAGCTGGACTTCTTTCTCTTCCTGTTCCCGCAGCTGTGGCGGGGGTGTTGTGACTAGAAAAAGACTGTGTAACAATCCCAG GCCTGCATTTGGGGGGCATACATGTGAGGGGCCCAGTCTGCAAGCTGACATGTGTAACACCCAG GCCTGTGAGACATCCCAGTTAGATTTTATGAACCAGCAATGCTCTGCCACAGATACTGAACCCCTTTACCTCACCCCTGGGATACCCACCTTTTATAAATGGACGGCAGCTGCTGGCTTTGCAAATG gcGACTCTCTCTGCCAGCATTTGTGTCGTGCCCATGGGAAGAATTTCATGGTGGGACGCAGAGACCGATTTATAGATGGGACACGCTGCGAGCCAAGTGATGAATCTAATGCTCCCTTTAGCCTGTGTATAGCTGGGAGTTGCAAA GCCTTCAGCTGCGATGGTGTGATGGATTCTACGATGGGGTTTGACCAGTGCGGGGTCTGTGGTGGGGATAACAGCACCTGCAAGAGAGTCAGTGGCAGCTTCTCTGAAGGAAGAGCGGGAG TTTACTCCACGTTCCTGACAGTTCCCATTGCATCCATTGGGATAACCGTAACCAATCAGAAGCCTCTCTTCACACATCTGG ctgtTAAGGAGAATGGCACATACATTGTAGCTGGAAAAGGTAAAATCTCTATAAATGTCACAGTACCCTCTGTTCTGGAAGACAGACGGATAGAATATCGACTGAAGCTGACCAACAACATGCTTCCACACCTGGAACAAATCCACATTGATGGTCCTACCGAAGGGGACATCGAGATCCAG GTTTACAGGAAATATGGACAGGAATATGGAGAGGTCACAAATCCAGACATCTCGTACAGCTACTATGTCCCCAGGAAGGAGGAGACCTACGTGTGGTCGGCAGTGAGAGGTCCTTGTTCTGCTAGCTGCGGAGGAG GTTTTCAGGTGGTGACCTACGTCTGCATGGACCAAATGATCCAACAGCAAACCCAGTCTGCATTCTGCTCAGATTCTATACTTCCCACCACATTGCACGAAAACTGTGGAAATGAACCATGTCCCCCCAG GTGGGTCATCGAGGACACCTCCCCATGCTCCGTGTCTTGTGGCGGTGGGGTCATGCTCCTGAATGTGTACTGTGCAAGCAACCAAAGAGGCAATGAGACCATCCTACCTGATAGCCATTGTGGCCACTTAGCTCGTCCAAAGGCCTTCTCAACCTGTGGCCAAGTACCATGCCCAGCCAG ATGGGAGATGTCAGAGCCAGGTCTATGCTCAGCGGTGTGTGGATATGGCGTGGCTTTGAGGAACGTATCATGTGTCCAGTCTCAAGCTGGTTGGGATGTCTTGGTGGATGATTCTCTGTGCTCGGCTCAGGAGAAGCCCCCAAGTGTGGTCCAGTGCGTGGTCAGTGTGTGCCCAGTGGGCTGGGAAACG ctCCCAATTTCTCCTCTTGGGATGCAGTTAATGGAGCCACTTTTAAGTGAAAACTCTTCTCTCCTAAATTCACCTTCCGGAAAGAAGATAGAGGTGTTTGTGTGGAGCCCTGTGCTAGGGGAGTGCTCTGTTACCTGCGGCTCAG GAATGGCCGAGCTCCACTATATATGCATTGAATTTTACACCAGAGAAGAGGCACTGGAGGAAAACTGCAACCAATCGCTGAAACCGAAACACCGTCAGAATATCTGTAACCCGCAAAGCTGCCCCCCAGG GTGGGAGGTGAGGGAGCGTACCCCGTGTCCTGTCACCTGTGGAGGAGGGACAATCCAACTCGAAGTCTTCTGTGCAAGGAAGGAAAATGGCATCCTGCGTCGACTCCCTCATGCAAAGTGCAGTCCAATCCAGCGCCCAAATGGCACCAAAACATGTGGAACTCTACCCTGTCCAGTCCG GTGGCACTATAAATCTGGGTCATGCAGTGTCAGCTGTGGCGGTGGCATCTTACTGAgactcctttactgcgttagagAGGTCACGGGAGGAGATAGTAAAGAGCAAATCGTTGGAGATGCAGAATGCCAGCATCTACCTCACCCACAAGGACAAGAACCGTGCAACCAGAATCCCTGCCCCCCCAG GTGGAAGGTGACAGAGACCGGTCAGTGCTCCTCAGCCTGTGGATATGGAATATCCAAGCAACATGTGGCCTGCGTGCAGACAGTTTCCAGGGCTGAAATTGAAGTGAATATAACAGCCTGCAGCCCTCAAGAGAAACCCCCCTCCATCATCCCCTGCTTTGTTACCAACTGCATTTACCTATGGGAGAGTGGTGAATGGAGTCAG TGTTCAGCTACCTGTGGAAATGGCATCCAAACGCGGCATAGTTTGTGCGTCAATCGGAAGACTGGTCAGCAGGTGAGCCCCACGTTCTGCGGACACACTGCAAAACCTCTCACAATGCGGGGTTGCTCGGGGCATTCGTGCCAGGAAGATAGTTTAATGCCAGGAACACCAGTGCCACCCACCGACGTGCCAGTTGTGGAAGCATCAGATACTCCCTACATGAGCACTCAACACAAAGTTACAGCCATCCCTCCTGATAACCTCCCTGCAGTCAGATCACGTGGAATGGAGGAGCAGTACACAGACAGCA GTATCTGCGGGCAGCTTTTCCTGAACTCATCAGGAATATTGAGCACAGTTGGATTAGTTGGTAGTTCCTGCATGTTTTCCATCGGACGCCCACTGGGAGAGGTGATCTTCGTTAAGGTGCTCGCCAGCTCTCTGAATTGTTCTGCCG GAGATATGCTGCTGTTCCACGGACGGACCATGTGGCAGAAGAAATGCAACCGTCTAGCCGGGGTGACTATCAACTCCAGATCGAACATCCTGACGGTGAGACAGCGGCAAACTCACCCTGGAAACGGAGTGGAACTGGAATACTGGAGCGAACGAGCAAAGCAAAACCAATCCAGGG ACTGTGATGTCCAGCTCTATGGAATGCATGGTATTATACAAAATCCTGTTCAGTCTTGGCAGGATGGATGGACCCCCGCATGCCGTATCTTCATTGATGTGCCCCCGCAGTATAATATCTTCATACATGCTCTGTACATGAACCTCGAGACGGGAAGTAACGAGACGCACTCCAACTATATACTG ATCCGTGACCTAAAAACTTCGACGGCATTTCACGGAAACCACATGTTTCTTTGGAGCTCCTCAGGAAGCCAGGCAGAAATAGAGTTTCACGGGGAATTTTCGAAAGAGGTTGTCAGCTTCCAGGCCGAGTACTGGGCGCAAAATCAGAGGCAGAGGAGCAGGAGACGAGCTACCCATGGCTGA